One window from the genome of Marinobacter sp. es.048 encodes:
- a CDS encoding metallophosphatase domain-containing protein produces MPLTGTANVMRIVCISDTHSMHRQIQVPDGDLLIHAGDCLGVGTLNELEDLDLWFSELPHRNKILIAGNHDWCFQDEPAEARELIRHAHYLQDSPVELEGLKFWGSPWTPVFFNWAFNLERGDAIAERWDRIPDDTDVLITHGPPAGILDRIDSPAGTMRPGCEALAERIARLSLKMHIFGHIHEGHGEEQIGDCLCVNASTCNGSFKPLNPPIVIDL; encoded by the coding sequence ATGCCACTGACCGGAACCGCCAACGTCATGAGAATTGTCTGCATTTCCGACACCCACAGCATGCATCGCCAGATCCAGGTGCCTGACGGCGACCTGCTGATCCACGCCGGCGACTGCCTGGGTGTCGGCACCCTGAACGAACTGGAGGATCTGGACCTGTGGTTCTCCGAGCTGCCCCACCGGAACAAAATCCTGATTGCCGGCAACCACGACTGGTGTTTCCAGGATGAGCCGGCCGAAGCCCGTGAACTGATACGCCACGCCCATTACCTGCAGGACAGCCCGGTGGAACTGGAAGGCCTGAAGTTCTGGGGCAGCCCCTGGACACCGGTGTTCTTCAACTGGGCCTTCAATCTGGAACGGGGCGACGCCATTGCCGAGCGCTGGGACCGCATTCCCGACGACACTGACGTCTTGATCACCCACGGGCCTCCGGCGGGTATTCTCGACAGAATTGATTCGCCCGCCGGCACCATGCGCCCCGGCTGTGAGGCTCTGGCCGAGCGGATCGCCAGACTGTCCCTGAAAATGCATATTTTTGGCCATATTCATGAAGGCCACGGAGAGGAACAGATCGGCGATTGCCTGTGCGTTAACGCCAGCACCTGTAATGGCAGTTTCAAGCCATTGAACCCGCCGATTGTGATCGATCTGTAG
- a CDS encoding crotonase/enoyl-CoA hydratase family protein codes for MIEEAVLTSANDGIFTITLNRPARRNAVDGPTADALRRAFTEFEESDALKVAILCGAGGNFCAGADLEAIGNEQRRNRIDPHGTGHGPMGPTRMHLSKPVIAAVSGYAVAGGLELALMCDLRVAEASAVFGVFCRRWGVPLIDGGTVRLPRIVGHGRAMDMILTGRPVAAEEALEMGLANRVVADGSALQAAQELAKTLAGFPQRCLRADRASAIHQWDLETPEALQAEGAGGYPVVFEEAIAGARKFKEGAGRHGQF; via the coding sequence ATGATCGAAGAAGCGGTTCTGACCAGCGCTAACGATGGCATTTTCACTATCACCCTCAACCGGCCAGCCAGGCGCAATGCCGTGGACGGACCGACCGCCGACGCTCTGCGCAGGGCGTTCACCGAATTTGAAGAGAGCGATGCCCTGAAGGTGGCGATACTCTGCGGCGCCGGAGGTAATTTCTGCGCCGGCGCCGATCTGGAAGCGATCGGGAATGAACAGCGGCGAAACCGGATTGATCCTCACGGCACAGGTCATGGCCCCATGGGGCCCACCCGAATGCACTTATCCAAGCCGGTGATTGCTGCGGTTTCCGGCTACGCGGTGGCTGGTGGCCTGGAGCTCGCGCTCATGTGCGACCTGCGGGTAGCGGAAGCGTCCGCGGTTTTCGGCGTTTTCTGCCGGCGCTGGGGCGTACCCCTGATTGATGGCGGCACCGTGCGGTTGCCCCGAATCGTGGGCCACGGCCGGGCCATGGATATGATTCTCACCGGGCGCCCCGTCGCGGCAGAGGAAGCGTTGGAGATGGGCCTGGCAAACCGGGTAGTGGCGGACGGTTCTGCACTGCAAGCCGCACAGGAACTTGCGAAGACCCTGGCCGGATTCCCTCAGCGTTGCCTTCGGGCAGACCGGGCCTCTGCTATACATCAATGGGACCTGGAGACTCCGGAAGCCCTGCAAGCCGAAGGGGCTGGAGGCTATCCGGTGGTCTTTGAGGAGGCCATTGCCGGGGCCAGGAAATTCAAAGAGGGTGCTGGCCGCCACGGCCAGTTCTGA
- a CDS encoding ethanolamine ammonia-lyase subunit EutB, whose amino-acid sequence MYRYSLGNRRWQFATLAELMAKATPARSGDRLAGVIAHTAEERVVAQMALADLPLKTFLNEALIPYEQDEVTRLILDEHDYGAFEPISHLTVGDFRNWLLSDLATPEMLASVRDGITPEMAAAVSKIMRNQDLMLVARKCWVHTAFRSTVGLPGRMSTRLQPNHPTDDITGIAASILDGLLYGSGDAVIGINPATDNVSQSVRLLQLMDEVIRKYEIPTQSCVLTHVTNTLEAIENRAPVDLVFQSIGGTEATNRSFGFDLATLAEARDAALSLNRGTVGNNVMYFETGQGSSLSADAHHGVDQQTCEARAYAVARKFEPLLVNTVVGFIGPEYLFDGKEITRAGLEDHFCGKLLGLPMGCDICYTNHAEADQNDMDNLLTLLGVAGCNFIMGIPGSDDIMLNYQTTSFHDALYVRRVLDKRPAPEFEQWLTRMQIFQDGEGKVPADGLPEAFRKSLASLPGGVGS is encoded by the coding sequence ATGTATCGGTACAGTCTGGGAAACCGGCGCTGGCAGTTTGCAACGCTGGCAGAGTTAATGGCGAAGGCAACGCCCGCGCGCTCCGGTGACCGGCTGGCCGGCGTAATCGCCCATACCGCCGAGGAAAGGGTGGTGGCCCAGATGGCGCTGGCCGACCTGCCCCTGAAAACCTTTCTGAATGAAGCGCTCATCCCCTACGAGCAGGATGAAGTCACCCGACTGATACTGGATGAACATGATTACGGGGCGTTCGAGCCCATTTCCCATCTGACCGTTGGCGATTTCCGGAATTGGCTGCTCAGCGACCTTGCCACGCCGGAGATGCTTGCGAGCGTCCGGGATGGCATTACTCCGGAGATGGCTGCGGCGGTGTCCAAGATCATGCGCAACCAGGATCTGATGCTGGTTGCACGAAAATGCTGGGTGCATACCGCCTTCCGCAGCACCGTCGGGTTGCCGGGCCGGATGTCGACCCGACTCCAGCCCAATCATCCCACTGATGACATAACCGGTATTGCTGCCAGCATTCTGGACGGGTTGCTTTACGGCAGCGGCGATGCGGTTATCGGAATCAATCCCGCTACGGACAACGTTTCTCAGAGTGTCCGCCTGTTGCAGTTGATGGATGAGGTGATACGCAAGTACGAGATTCCAACCCAGTCCTGCGTACTGACCCATGTAACCAATACCCTGGAAGCCATCGAGAACAGGGCTCCGGTGGATCTGGTGTTCCAGTCCATTGGCGGCACCGAAGCCACGAACAGGAGTTTCGGGTTTGATCTGGCCACCCTGGCCGAGGCCCGGGACGCAGCGCTGTCTCTTAACCGCGGCACGGTGGGTAACAACGTGATGTATTTCGAGACCGGCCAGGGCAGCTCGCTGTCGGCCGATGCCCATCACGGTGTAGATCAGCAGACCTGCGAGGCCAGGGCTTACGCCGTGGCCCGCAAATTCGAGCCGCTTCTGGTGAATACCGTGGTCGGGTTTATCGGGCCGGAATACCTGTTTGACGGCAAGGAGATCACGCGGGCCGGCCTGGAGGACCATTTTTGTGGCAAGTTGCTGGGCCTGCCCATGGGGTGTGATATCTGCTACACCAATCATGCCGAGGCCGATCAGAACGACATGGACAACCTGCTGACCCTATTGGGCGTGGCCGGCTGTAACTTCATCATGGGCATACCCGGCTCTGACGACATCATGCTGAACTATCAGACCACCTCGTTTCACGATGCCCTTTACGTTCGCCGGGTGCTCGACAAACGGCCGGCGCCGGAATTCGAACAGTGGCTCACCCGCATGCAGATTTTCCAGGATGGCGAGGGCAAGGTGCCCGCAGACGGATTGCCGGAAGCCTTCCGGAAAAGCCTGGCCAGTTTGCCCGGAGGGGTCGGATCATGA
- a CDS encoding ParA family protein → MRTIAFYSLKGGVGKTAAAVNIAYLASQAGYSTLLWDLDPQGASSWYLAGADEVKGHKLSHLLKGKTPIAEFIHESEYENLDFIPSHTSFRNLDVKLDQEDGSNLIKQWLAPLSEETSLVVLDCPPSLSRLSEQVLKAADEVFVPVIPTWLSLNSWKQLLEFAKDKKLKPSKLHPFYSMADRRKGLHRELINAQDEILPKGLRTIIPNASVVEKMGEEGTPVELLAPGSVAADAYRRLWKEINRLL, encoded by the coding sequence ATGAGGACCATAGCGTTTTACAGCCTGAAAGGCGGCGTCGGAAAGACCGCCGCCGCGGTGAATATCGCCTATCTAGCAAGCCAGGCCGGGTATTCCACCTTGCTCTGGGATCTGGACCCACAGGGAGCCTCCAGCTGGTATCTGGCCGGTGCTGACGAGGTGAAAGGGCACAAGCTCTCGCACTTGCTCAAAGGCAAGACCCCCATCGCCGAATTTATCCACGAAAGCGAGTATGAAAACCTCGATTTCATTCCCTCCCATACCAGTTTCCGTAATCTGGATGTGAAACTGGATCAGGAAGACGGCAGCAACCTGATCAAACAATGGCTGGCGCCGCTGTCCGAAGAAACCAGTCTGGTGGTGTTGGACTGTCCGCCATCGCTCTCCCGGCTTTCCGAGCAGGTGCTGAAAGCGGCAGACGAAGTGTTCGTGCCGGTGATTCCCACCTGGCTGTCCTTGAACAGCTGGAAACAGCTGCTGGAGTTTGCCAAGGACAAAAAGCTGAAGCCATCGAAGCTGCACCCGTTCTATTCCATGGCAGACCGCCGGAAGGGGCTGCACCGGGAACTGATCAACGCCCAGGATGAGATTCTGCCCAAGGGTCTGAGGACCATCATCCCGAACGCCAGTGTGGTGGAGAAGATGGGTGAGGAGGGCACGCCGGTGGAACTGCTGGCGCCCGGCTCGGTGGCCGCCGACGCCTATCGCCGGTTGTGGAAGGAGATAAATCGCCTGCTCTGA
- a CDS encoding putative 4-mercaptohistidine N1-methyltransferase, with amino-acid sequence MQQAEYYENDTTLAQYLEFHFGERWHGEANFPKALADAAMNAMDGRPLDRALDIGCAVGRTSFELARHFRHVDGIDFSNAFVNKCREVARDKRVRYARPEEGELVTFQDQSLASLGLEEAAERVSFHQGDACDLPSQFTGYDLVLAGNLIDRLYQPSLFLETIHERINELGLLVIASPYTWLEEYTPKEHWVGGFKKNGEDFSTFDGLKEMLAPHFRLFFEPWSLPFVIRETRNKFQHSFSELTVWEKVSQ; translated from the coding sequence TTGCAGCAAGCCGAGTACTATGAAAATGACACCACACTCGCCCAATATCTGGAGTTCCACTTTGGTGAGCGGTGGCACGGAGAGGCCAACTTCCCCAAGGCGCTGGCGGATGCCGCCATGAATGCGATGGATGGCCGGCCCCTGGATCGTGCGCTGGATATTGGTTGTGCCGTGGGCCGGACCAGTTTTGAGTTGGCCCGGCACTTCCGGCACGTGGACGGCATCGATTTTTCCAACGCGTTCGTCAACAAGTGTCGGGAAGTGGCCCGTGACAAACGGGTGCGTTATGCGCGCCCGGAGGAGGGCGAGCTGGTGACCTTCCAGGACCAGTCCCTCGCGTCCCTCGGGTTGGAGGAGGCTGCTGAGCGCGTGTCTTTTCATCAGGGCGACGCTTGCGATCTGCCATCGCAGTTCACCGGGTATGATCTGGTACTCGCAGGCAACCTGATCGATCGGCTGTACCAGCCATCGCTGTTTCTGGAGACCATCCATGAGCGGATTAACGAGCTCGGGCTTTTGGTGATCGCCTCACCCTATACCTGGTTGGAAGAGTACACGCCGAAGGAACACTGGGTTGGCGGGTTCAAAAAGAATGGTGAAGATTTCTCGACATTCGACGGCCTCAAGGAGATGCTGGCGCCCCATTTCCGGCTGTTTTTCGAACCCTGGAGCTTGCCGTTTGTCATCAGGGAGACGAGAAACAAGTTCCAGCACAGCTTCTCCGAGCTGACCGTCTGGGAGAAAGTAAGCCAGTAA
- the eutC gene encoding ethanolamine ammonia-lyase subunit EutC has translation MTGHKPSVIANPWRRLSAWTDARIGLGRAGISLPTHEMLAFQLAHAQARDAVHLPLDTSALMKDLAELTERRKALLPHEPVHLQSQASDRIIYLQRPDLGRRLSQKSCEALDRLGHTGDSPVDLALVVADGLSSYGVQENAVGFLEALLATLEVDDQTWELAPLTVVSQGRVAIGDDVGHRLNARCVVVLIGERPGLSSPDSLGLYLTWQPGPGLTDASRNCISNIRPAGLSFEEASRRLGYLLREARRQEVSGVPLKDRSEETVIDQGIGNFLLR, from the coding sequence ATGACTGGCCATAAGCCATCAGTAATCGCCAACCCCTGGCGCCGGCTCTCGGCCTGGACCGATGCCCGGATTGGTCTTGGCCGGGCCGGCATTAGCCTGCCCACACATGAGATGTTGGCGTTTCAGCTCGCTCATGCCCAGGCAAGGGATGCGGTCCATCTACCACTGGATACCTCGGCGTTGATGAAGGACCTGGCCGAACTGACCGAGCGGAGAAAAGCGTTATTGCCCCATGAGCCGGTTCATCTGCAAAGTCAGGCCAGCGACCGGATAATCTACCTGCAACGCCCGGATCTCGGACGCAGGCTCAGCCAGAAATCCTGTGAGGCGCTGGACCGCCTGGGCCACACCGGTGATTCACCCGTCGACCTGGCTCTCGTGGTAGCAGACGGCTTGTCCTCCTATGGCGTACAGGAAAACGCCGTGGGGTTTCTCGAGGCGCTGCTGGCGACTCTTGAGGTCGATGATCAGACCTGGGAACTGGCGCCGCTGACAGTTGTCTCTCAGGGACGGGTTGCGATTGGGGACGACGTTGGCCATCGGCTAAACGCCCGCTGCGTGGTGGTGCTGATTGGTGAACGCCCCGGCCTGAGTTCTCCGGACAGCCTCGGGCTTTATCTGACCTGGCAGCCAGGACCAGGGCTGACCGATGCCAGCCGAAACTGTATATCCAACATCCGCCCGGCGGGGTTGTCGTTCGAGGAGGCGAGCCGGCGGCTCGGGTATCTGCTCAGGGAGGCTCGCCGTCAGGAGGTTTCCGGAGTACCCCTCAAGGATCGCTCGGAAGAGACGGTTATTGATCAGGGTATTGGCAACTTCCTGTTACGCTAG
- a CDS encoding FCD domain-containing protein, which yields MDVGHIAPRRLADTIVEQLETMILEGALQPGERLPPERVLSEQFGVSRPSLREAIQRLTAKGLLISRQGGGNYVTESLGGSFSDPLIPLLENRPDAQRDLLEFRRTLEADCAYYAALRATEVDRAHLKTAYEALQACYGSDRDRDLEAEGAADARFHLAIAEASHNVILLHTIRNLFNMLKSNVVTNIGGMYRREAETRQGLVEQHRMLYEAITEGRAEEARELAGKHIQYVQQVLSERSESHRRLERSLRRDKLARS from the coding sequence ATGGACGTCGGACATATCGCGCCTCGCAGACTCGCGGACACCATTGTGGAGCAACTGGAAACCATGATTCTGGAGGGCGCCCTGCAGCCGGGCGAGCGGCTGCCCCCGGAACGGGTATTGTCGGAGCAGTTCGGCGTGTCCCGCCCTTCCCTGCGGGAGGCCATTCAGCGGCTGACCGCCAAAGGCCTGCTGATCAGCCGTCAGGGCGGCGGCAACTATGTCACTGAATCCCTCGGTGGCAGTTTCAGCGACCCGCTGATTCCTCTGCTTGAAAACCGGCCAGACGCACAACGGGATCTGCTGGAATTTCGTCGCACACTGGAGGCGGACTGCGCCTATTACGCAGCCCTGCGAGCGACAGAGGTCGACAGGGCCCACCTGAAAACCGCTTACGAGGCACTGCAAGCCTGCTATGGCAGCGACAGGGACCGGGACCTGGAGGCCGAGGGCGCAGCCGATGCCCGGTTCCACCTGGCGATTGCCGAGGCGAGCCATAACGTGATTCTCCTACACACCATCCGAAACCTGTTCAACATGCTGAAAAGTAACGTGGTTACCAACATCGGCGGCATGTATCGAAGAGAGGCGGAGACCCGGCAAGGCCTGGTGGAACAGCACCGGATGCTGTATGAAGCCATCACAGAAGGCAGGGCTGAAGAAGCCCGGGAACTGGCCGGCAAGCACATCCAGTACGTTCAGCAAGTACTTTCAGAACGCAGTGAGAGCCACCGCCGACTGGAGCGTTCGCTGCGGAGGGACAAGCTCGCCCGATCCTGA
- a CDS encoding (Fe-S)-binding protein, translating to MSQLFYDAAPNATRVPPGREPDRQYPEKPEAVTLFGTCVVDLFFPEAGLDAIRLMEREGVRVRFPQEQSCCGQPAWTSGYRDEAKAVARAQLDILDRSGLPVVVPSGSCAGMFRHHYRALFVDEPDTLKRVEALAERTFELTEFLLKVCRVQLADRGAPSKIALHTSCSARREMHTHLHARELLQQLEGVERVDHDHESECCGFGGTFSVRMPEVSGAMVKDKTRSLMDSGAVEMVTADGGCLMNINGSLEKQRESFRGRHLASFLWERINGASAGEVV from the coding sequence ATGAGCCAGCTGTTTTACGATGCCGCTCCCAATGCCACCCGGGTACCGCCCGGGCGGGAACCCGACCGGCAGTATCCGGAGAAGCCGGAAGCGGTCACTCTGTTCGGCACCTGCGTGGTGGATCTGTTCTTTCCGGAAGCCGGGCTGGACGCCATCCGCCTGATGGAGCGGGAGGGTGTTCGCGTGCGTTTTCCCCAGGAACAGAGCTGTTGCGGGCAGCCTGCCTGGACATCTGGGTACCGGGATGAGGCCAAAGCCGTGGCACGCGCCCAGCTGGATATCCTCGATCGGTCGGGTCTGCCCGTGGTGGTTCCCTCGGGCTCCTGCGCCGGGATGTTTCGCCACCATTATCGGGCGCTGTTTGTCGACGAGCCGGACACACTCAAGCGGGTGGAAGCGCTCGCCGAGCGCACCTTCGAGCTGACCGAATTCCTGCTGAAAGTCTGTCGGGTGCAGCTGGCAGACCGGGGTGCGCCCAGCAAAATTGCCCTGCACACCTCCTGTTCGGCCCGCCGGGAGATGCACACCCACCTGCACGCCCGCGAGCTACTGCAACAGCTTGAAGGCGTCGAGCGTGTTGATCACGACCATGAAAGCGAATGCTGCGGCTTTGGCGGTACCTTCTCGGTGCGAATGCCGGAAGTTTCAGGGGCCATGGTTAAAGACAAGACCCGTTCGCTGATGGACTCCGGCGCCGTGGAAATGGTTACCGCTGATGGTGGCTGCCTGATGAACATCAACGGTTCCCTCGAAAAGCAGCGGGAGAGCTTCCGCGGCCGTCATCTGGCCAGCTTCCTCTGGGAGCGGATTAACGGCGCCAGCGCAGGGGAGGTGGTATGA